One Elusimicrobiota bacterium genomic region harbors:
- a CDS encoding coproporphyrinogen III oxidase family protein — MKTIFNKIITKNIMNFDRCDVISQQIPFVNKPCYLYVHIPFCKVLCPYCSFHRISFNENEAKHYFKALRAEIRHYHKHGYMFSDVYIGGGTPTVAPSELHETLILLRSLFPDCKISVETNPDDLHDDILNILKNAGVVRLSVGVQSFDDDLLQQMGRYEKYGSGEKTIARLKTVQGKFQTLNVDMIINQPNQTKYSLQRDIDILMNLKIDQISFYPFMVPESVRTKVLRTMGVTNQVRLRKYYEIILNNMVPAYKASSAWCFSRNSLMIDEYIINCDDYIGVGSGAFSYVDGVMYSTTFSLKQYISRIECGLSGITRKKVLTLKQRMCYDFIIKFFGLSLDREYIMRKYGLKFWFMMFPEYIIIRMMGGIRNEGRLFRLTKYGMYLWIRIMSEFFNTVNTFREKMRLQID; from the coding sequence ATGAAAACAATATTTAATAAAATTATTACAAAAAATATTATGAATTTTGATAGATGTGATGTTATTTCACAACAGATTCCATTTGTGAATAAACCTTGTTATCTCTATGTACATATACCATTTTGTAAAGTTCTATGTCCATACTGTTCGTTCCATCGCATAAGCTTTAACGAAAATGAAGCAAAACACTACTTCAAGGCGTTGAGAGCAGAGATTAGACATTACCATAAACATGGTTATATGTTTTCCGATGTATATATTGGTGGTGGAACACCTACGGTTGCACCATCAGAGTTACACGAAACGCTCATACTTCTACGTTCATTATTTCCTGACTGTAAGATATCAGTTGAAACAAATCCGGACGATTTGCACGATGATATACTTAATATACTGAAGAATGCCGGTGTTGTGAGATTGTCGGTAGGAGTCCAAAGTTTTGATGATGATTTGTTACAACAAATGGGGCGTTATGAAAAGTATGGTAGTGGTGAAAAAACAATAGCTCGTCTCAAGACAGTTCAGGGTAAGTTCCAGACACTTAATGTAGATATGATAATAAATCAGCCGAATCAGACAAAATATTCCTTGCAACGTGATATTGATATTCTCATGAATCTCAAGATTGACCAGATATCGTTTTATCCATTTATGGTGCCGGAGAGTGTAAGGACAAAAGTATTGCGTACAATGGGTGTGACGAATCAGGTGCGGCTCAGAAAATATTATGAAATTATCCTTAATAATATGGTGCCTGCATATAAGGCTAGTTCAGCTTGGTGTTTTTCACGGAACAGTTTAATGATTGATGAATATATTATCAATTGTGACGATTATATCGGCGTAGGTAGTGGAGCATTCAGTTATGTTGACGGTGTGATGTATTCTACGACTTTTTCCCTTAAACAGTATATAAGTCGCATAGAATGTGGTCTCAGCGGTATTACAAGGAAAAAAGTTCTTACATTAAAACAGCGGATGTGTTATGACTTCATAATCAAGTTCTTTGGTTTAAGTCTTGACCGTGAATATATTATGCGTAAATATGGGTTGAAGTTTTGGTTTATGATGTTTCCTGAATACATTATTATAAGGATGATGGGTGGAATACGGAACGAAGGTCGATTGTTTCGTCTGACAAAGTACGGTATGTATCTCTGGATACGAATAATGTCTGAATTTTTCAATACAGTGAATACATTTCGTGAGAAAATGCGTTTACAAATCGATTAA
- the tatA gene encoding twin-arginine translocase TatA/TatE family subunit: protein MFGLGMPELLVVLVIALLIFGSAKIPEIAKSLGKSIGAFKRGIKESEEEIKKLGEEKKEENK, encoded by the coding sequence ATGTTTGGATTAGGCATGCCGGAACTTTTAGTAGTTCTTGTGATTGCGTTGCTTATTTTTGGTTCAGCAAAAATACCAGAAATAGCCAAATCACTTGGAAAGAGTATAGGTGCATTTAAGAGAGGGATTAAAGAATCAGAAGAAGAAATTAAGAAACTTGGTGAAGAAAAAAAAGAAGAAAATAAATGA
- the nrfD gene encoding polysulfide reductase NrfD, which translates to MEKISTKVKIVSVLMLISIGWMLFAYIHQLTYGLGVTGMNKPVFWGLYIVNFVFFIGVSAGGIAVASLCHLAGMEKYKPIGRITEVVAIISLVLAIVTIVLDLGRADRLLNVILYPQITSPLTWDVAVINIYLVLCLALLISDIVGFHKLTKIFAYISVPTFVLVHSVTAWIFGLMKSQPGWHTTILAPLFIISALVSGLGLIVLALIFSRTILGFNIEDDIIISLGKYLKFLLPLLFYFLFSEIITGLYAQVPEHLVIIKELLTGKFAKIFWLDIGVGIVLPFILIISPLGKAVFGVGIVSLMCFLGVFAERTNIILPSFYHTFLPYFAAYSPTWVEWSLIAGTYALGIFLFIIAFQIIPLRVRSK; encoded by the coding sequence GTGGAAAAAATATCAACAAAAGTAAAAATTGTAAGTGTATTAATGTTAATATCTATCGGGTGGATGTTATTTGCCTATATTCACCAGTTGACTTATGGTTTAGGTGTAACCGGAATGAATAAACCGGTTTTCTGGGGATTATACATAGTTAATTTTGTGTTTTTTATTGGTGTTAGTGCCGGAGGAATTGCCGTAGCATCACTTTGTCATCTTGCCGGTATGGAAAAATACAAACCTATCGGACGAATTACAGAAGTAGTAGCGATTATAAGTTTAGTCCTTGCTATTGTTACTATTGTTCTTGATCTCGGGCGAGCTGACCGGTTACTTAATGTTATTCTTTACCCTCAAATCACTTCTCCGTTGACCTGGGATGTAGCAGTAATCAATATTTATCTTGTACTTTGTTTGGCGCTTCTCATATCCGACATTGTTGGTTTTCATAAACTAACCAAAATATTTGCTTACATTTCCGTTCCGACATTTGTACTTGTGCATTCTGTTACTGCCTGGATTTTTGGTTTGATGAAATCGCAGCCGGGCTGGCATACAACTATTTTGGCTCCGTTGTTTATTATTTCGGCATTAGTATCCGGTTTGGGTTTGATTGTCCTGGCATTAATATTTTCCCGTACAATTTTAGGTTTTAATATAGAGGATGATATAATTATCAGTTTAGGAAAATATCTTAAATTTCTTTTACCCCTTTTATTCTATTTTCTTTTTTCTGAGATTATAACCGGTTTATATGCTCAGGTACCGGAACATTTAGTTATTATTAAGGAACTACTTACCGGAAAGTTTGCCAAAATTTTCTGGTTAGATATAGGAGTCGGGATTGTATTGCCTTTTATTTTGATAATATCTCCCTTAGGTAAAGCGGTATTTGGGGTAGGAATAGTTTCTTTAATGTGCTTTTTGGGTGTTTTTGCTGAGAGAACCAACATAATTCTACCGAGTTTTTACCATACTTTTTTACCTTATTTTGCTGCTTATTCTCCTACATGGGTAGAATGGTCGTTAATTGCCGGTACATATGCTTTAGGAATATTTTTATTTATCATCGCTTTTCAAATTATACCTTTGAGAGTGCGGAGTAAATAG
- a CDS encoding molybdopterin-dependent oxidoreductase, whose translation MKLTRRKFLGIAGIVTGTLVFGKKLVSALKKEKEPAEQDQIGKEEWIPSCCNMCGGQSGILVRTIDGKVVKIEPNPHNPINFSNNSEDFFKNHLIEGGLICPKGNAGIATLYDPDRVKTPLKRTNPNKGIGVDPKWKEISWDEAYKEIVSRLKKLRNNGEAHKLLWFSENHSFKHIQDDFCKLYGTPNYSVDSNLYDTARKSSFKVMMGDERPLCDFINSKYILLFGWNPLSSFNWAHLGRIIPRAIEKGAKLVVVDPNLSGTATKAQEWIPIRPSTDGAMALAMGNVIISKKLYDEEFVKEWTTGFEEYAKYVKNKTPEWAEKITSVPAKTIERIAIEFATTKPAIVDVWSGIGQHSNQFYSGWAIGLLAALVGQIEKPGTLIIPDRKGNKHIETYPDDTSEKTLKEKRMDYGKDKYPYFHKSGVYTEIFKNIAEGKGPYQPKIAMIIFQNPLMSVPGTETVSKALSKLEFVVVNDILLSETAQFADIVIPGTTYFERYDLNTHWVTWPAVGLRQPVVKPVFNQPTEYEFVCELGRQLGLKEKDGKEFFWVGKMSGNRIANKTKWYEESLSRELKEGEPKITLEELKKLPGAVWVSSKGTEYDKYKKPIPENKLKDTITEGLIIYSVKDGKKDRQIGFLKDGIPTRGFLTPTGKIHFYAEKHKDKRDANGKSLYQLSVYIPRAWQPDEKYPLYLINWGEASHTHTRTQNNAYLAELKSENPLRINIDTAKKLGIRDGDIVWIESLYGKVKAKTKTTEGMHPEVVGLQYGFGHWALGEIAKGRGTSDASLRPTASCPISGQALHKECCVKIYKI comes from the coding sequence GTGAAACTAACAAGAAGAAAATTTTTAGGTATTGCCGGAATAGTAACAGGAACGTTAGTTTTTGGTAAAAAACTTGTTTCCGCATTGAAAAAAGAAAAAGAACCTGCTGAGCAGGACCAAATTGGCAAAGAGGAATGGATACCATCCTGTTGCAATATGTGTGGCGGACAATCCGGTATTCTTGTTAGAACTATTGATGGCAAAGTAGTAAAAATTGAACCAAACCCGCATAACCCAATTAATTTTTCTAACAATTCCGAAGATTTTTTTAAGAACCATCTAATAGAAGGCGGATTAATTTGTCCTAAGGGTAATGCCGGAATAGCTACTTTGTATGACCCTGACAGAGTGAAAACACCGTTGAAGAGAACTAATCCCAATAAAGGTATAGGAGTTGACCCAAAGTGGAAAGAAATTTCCTGGGATGAAGCATATAAGGAGATAGTATCACGACTAAAAAAACTTCGGAATAATGGTGAAGCACATAAACTTTTATGGTTTTCTGAAAACCATTCATTTAAACATATTCAAGATGATTTTTGTAAATTATATGGCACACCTAATTATTCAGTGGATTCCAATCTGTATGATACTGCAAGAAAATCCAGTTTCAAAGTAATGATGGGAGATGAAAGACCATTATGTGATTTCATTAATTCAAAATACATTCTGCTCTTTGGCTGGAATCCGCTTTCATCGTTCAATTGGGCCCATTTAGGTAGAATCATTCCAAGAGCAATAGAAAAAGGAGCGAAACTTGTTGTTGTTGATCCAAATTTAAGCGGGACTGCAACAAAAGCACAGGAATGGATACCGATAAGACCATCTACTGACGGAGCTATGGCTTTGGCAATGGGCAATGTGATAATCAGTAAAAAACTTTATGATGAAGAATTTGTTAAAGAGTGGACAACGGGTTTCGAAGAATATGCTAAGTATGTTAAAAATAAAACACCTGAATGGGCTGAGAAAATAACTTCCGTTCCGGCAAAGACAATTGAACGGATTGCAATCGAGTTTGCAACTACTAAACCTGCAATAGTTGATGTATGGTCCGGGATAGGACAACACTCAAATCAGTTTTATAGCGGATGGGCAATCGGATTATTGGCTGCACTTGTCGGACAAATCGAAAAGCCGGGCACTTTGATTATCCCCGACAGGAAAGGGAATAAACATATTGAAACTTATCCTGATGATACTTCAGAGAAAACATTGAAGGAAAAGCGGATGGATTATGGTAAAGATAAATATCCATATTTCCATAAATCAGGTGTATACACTGAAATCTTCAAAAATATTGCAGAAGGGAAAGGTCCATACCAACCAAAAATAGCAATGATAATTTTTCAAAATCCATTGATGTCAGTTCCTGGAACCGAGACAGTTTCTAAAGCATTATCTAAACTTGAGTTCGTAGTAGTCAATGATATTCTTTTGTCAGAAACAGCTCAATTCGCCGATATTGTTATTCCGGGAACGACATATTTTGAAAGATACGACTTAAATACGCATTGGGTAACATGGCCCGCAGTCGGACTTAGACAGCCCGTAGTAAAACCGGTTTTTAATCAGCCGACAGAATATGAGTTTGTTTGTGAACTTGGTCGTCAGTTAGGACTTAAGGAAAAAGACGGAAAGGAATTTTTCTGGGTTGGTAAAATGTCAGGGAATCGAATTGCCAATAAAACCAAATGGTATGAAGAGTCACTTTCCAGGGAATTAAAAGAAGGTGAGCCCAAAATTACTTTAGAAGAATTAAAAAAACTACCCGGCGCAGTTTGGGTTAGTAGTAAAGGCACCGAATACGATAAATATAAAAAACCCATTCCTGAAAATAAATTAAAGGATACAATTACTGAAGGACTAATTATATACAGTGTCAAGGATGGAAAAAAAGACAGACAGATTGGATTCTTAAAAGATGGTATACCAACAAGAGGATTTTTAACTCCAACAGGAAAAATACATTTTTATGCAGAGAAACATAAAGATAAAAGAGATGCCAACGGCAAATCACTTTATCAATTATCTGTATATATTCCCCGGGCTTGGCAACCTGATGAAAAATATCCATTGTATTTAATCAATTGGGGAGAAGCATCACATACACATACAAGGACACAAAATAATGCTTATCTTGCGGAATTAAAATCAGAAAATCCACTTAGGATAAATATTGATACAGCAAAAAAATTAGGAATAAGAGATGGAGATATTGTTTGGATAGAATCTCTTTACGGTAAAGTCAAAGCCAAAACAAAAACAACTGAAGGAATGCATCCCGAAGTTGTCGGATTACAGTATGGATTCGGTCACTGGGCATTGGGCGAAATAGCGAAAGGTCGTGGTACAAGTGATGCTTCACTAAGACCCACTGCCTCCTGCCCTATTTCAGGTCAGGCATTACATAAAGAATGTTGTGTAAAGATTTATAAAATATAA
- the tatC gene encoding twin-arginine translocase subunit TatC, with product MEQNLTLVEHLTELRKRIIVCLMTIFICGVFCFYYSDKILLVLSKQIGHLVFLKLTEAFFVRLKLAFYSAVFVSLPVIIYQIWKFVSPGFLKTERRYGYLIILSSYFLFVAGMFFAFYAVLPTGMKYLLSLGTENIQPMISVDSYLSFVTIFLLAFGVIFQLPLVILFLVKLGVITPKWLSKNRKYAIVLIFLVSGILTPGPDIFSQFMMAIPTLILYEISILLSKLVFNNSNFKKQQKEVVNE from the coding sequence ATGGAACAAAATCTTACTCTGGTTGAACACCTGACAGAACTAAGGAAACGTATAATTGTTTGTTTAATGACAATTTTTATCTGTGGAGTATTTTGTTTTTACTACAGTGATAAAATTTTATTGGTCTTATCTAAGCAAATAGGACATCTTGTTTTCCTTAAACTTACTGAGGCGTTTTTTGTTAGATTAAAATTAGCATTTTATAGTGCTGTTTTTGTATCTCTGCCAGTTATTATTTACCAGATATGGAAATTTGTCAGTCCTGGATTTTTAAAAACAGAACGGCGATATGGTTACTTGATTATCCTATCTTCTTATTTTCTGTTTGTTGCAGGTATGTTTTTTGCTTTTTATGCGGTATTGCCTACTGGAATGAAATATTTACTTTCTTTGGGTACAGAAAATATTCAACCTATGATTTCAGTAGATTCATACCTATCTTTTGTAACTATTTTTTTGCTGGCTTTTGGAGTTATTTTTCAGTTACCGCTTGTGATTCTATTCCTTGTAAAATTAGGAGTGATTACTCCAAAGTGGTTATCCAAAAATCGTAAGTATGCAATTGTGTTAATTTTTCTTGTGTCCGGAATATTGACTCCAGGACCTGATATATTTTCACAATTTATGATGGCTATTCCTACATTGATTCTTTATGAGATAAGTATCTTACTTTCTAAATTAGTTTTTAATAACTCAAACTTTAAAAAACAGCAAAAAGAGGTTGTAAATGAATAA